TTCTGCCCGCACAGCAGTTGCCCCGCCTGGCACAGGTACTTGCCGTTCATGCACACGCCGCTCTGCCCAGCGACGACGCAGCTTTGACCCAGTAGCGGATCCGTTTCGTCAACCGCGCCATCGCAATCGTCGTCCTTGCCGTTGCACTGCTCCTGCGCTGGGAAGTTGACTTGCGCGCAGACCAACTTGCTCTTGACGCAGGCAAGCACACCCTTCGCGCACTCGCCGAGCTTGCTCGGAACCGTACAGTGCGTGCCAGCGGCGGGGTCGTCCTCGTCGATCTTACCGTCGCAGTCGTTGTCCTTGCCGTCGCACACTTCGACGCTGCACCCCGCGTCAATCGCACCGCCCCCGCCTGAGGCGTCGCTGCCCGCATCCGAGGGCGCGCCGCCACTCGGGCTGCCGCCGCTTCCGGCATCGACCCCGGCGGATCCGCCGCTCGGCGCGCCGCCACTCGGGCTGCCGCCGCTTCCGGCATCGACCCCGGCGGATCCGCCGCTCGGGCTGCCGCCACTTCCTGCATCGACGCCGGCGGATCCGCCGCTCGGCGCGCCGCCCATCGAAGCGTCGCTGCTCGCGTCCGGCGCGCCGCCCGTCGAAGCGTCGCTGCTCGCATCTTGCGATCCGCCGCTGCCGGAGTCTCCACCAGCGCCGCCGCTCGAAACGTCGGCACCAGCGTCGACGGCACCACCAGCACCCATCGCGGCAGCGCCGCTCGCGCCGCCTACGCCACTCGCTCCGCTTCCGCCGCTCACGCCGCCGTTGCCACCCGCGGCGCTCCCCCCGAGTCCGGCACCTCCGCCGCCCGCGACGCCGCCAAGTCCTGCGTCGTCCGATCCTCCGCAACTCGCCACATAGATCGCAGCGAGGATTAGCCACGCGGCACCCTGTCTCGGCACGCCTACCTCCCGAGGAGAACCCTAGCATGATCGTGCGCCTGGGTCTCGGGCGCCCCTTGCCCACGTCAAGACTCTGCCCTTATGCTTTGCGGGGGCGCTTTGAACCACGAACGGGGAGCAAGCATTCGCACCATGAATCGAAGGACACTTGGCTTGCCCTGTGGGTTGGCGCTCGGTTGGCTGATCGCCTGCCAAGGCATCGTGGGTATCGAGGACACTTCGCTTCAAGGTGCGAGTGGCGCTGGCTCTGGTGGCACGGGTGCGTCGGCCGGCACGGGTGCGTCGGCCGGCACGGGCGGGGCGTCCGCTGGCTCGGGTGGCAGTGGCGCATCCGCCGGATCCGGGGGCATCGACGCATCCGCCGGTTCTGGGGGCAGCAGTGGTTCTGCCACGGGCGGTCAGGCCGGCAGCGGCGGTGCGGTGAGTGACGCGAGCGCCGAGAGTGACGGCAGTCTGGTCAACGACTTCGGCATTCAGATCTTGTCGACTCAAGTGCAGATCGGTCTCGGTGGCACGCACTTCCTCCCGGTCGAGATTCAGCGCGGACCTGGGTTCACCGCTGCGGTCGACATCACACTCGGGACGCCTCCCTCGGGGCTGACGGCATCGAGCCTCACGATTCCCGTCGGGGAGACCTTCGGCGAGCTCCAGCTCAGCGCGAAGGCCCCGCTCGTCGTGGGCAGTACCTTCACGATGAAGGTTGTCGGGACCTCGGCCAGCCTGAACCACGACGCAAGTGTCAACACGATCATCACCGAGAAGTCCGGCACGCTCGACACAGGCTTCGCCTCCAACGGCATCCACATGCAGTCCGCCGGTCAGAAAGAAGTCGAGATCTACGACATCGGCGTCGCGGGAGACGCCCGCATCCTCTTTGCCGGCTACAGAGTCGGCCTGAGCCAGGCGCCGCTGATCGGCATCTTGGCAATCGACGGCAAGAAGGTGGACACCGAGACCACCCTCGTGCCCTGTTCGGCGTGCTCTCCGGCCGGCATCGCCCGAGGAGTCGCGATGCTTTCCACGGGCCATGCACTGTTCGCGACGGATCGCACCAACGATTTCGCGCTCACCAAGCACTCGCAGTCGAATCTCGGCCTTGATCAGACCTTTGGCAGTCCGGGTCCAGGCTACACGGTGTTGGACATGGGGGGCACGGACTTGTCGACCGGGGTGGCGGTGTACGAAGGCACGAGCGGCACTCGGCTGTACGCTTTCGGAACCTCCAACAACGCCTCCGCCGTCGCGCAACTGAGCGCCGCGGGTTTTCAGCAGAAGACGGCGAAAGCCTTCGGCATGACGGGATCCACACACTCCTCCCTCGCCGCGACCCCGGACGGGCGCGTGTACATGGCGGGCACCATCACCGATGGCGGAGGCAAGGCCGACATGAAGTTGGTTGCCCTGGACTCTAACCTGGCCCTCGACACCGGATTCAACGGCACCGGCTTCGTCACCTATGGAACTGCCGGTGCGGATGACAAGGTCAAGACCGTGATCGCTCAGGCAGACAACAAGGTGATCGTAGCGGGTTCCACCAACAAGAGTCTGTGGGTTCGTCGCTATCTGCCCACCGGTCAACCTGACAGTTCCTTCGGTGCGAACGGACTCGTGTCGGTGGCCGTGAACGCGAATTCCGTCGAAGCCGCTGACGCGGTGCAATTCCCCGACGGGCGCATCGTCGTATTGGGCAATGCCATTGGGGGCAACAAGCCCGGGCCGGCTGCGCTGCGCTTACGTCGCAACGGCCAAGCCGACCCGAGCTGGGGAACTCAAGGCGAGTACGGTGTGATGCACCCGAACCTAGGGCAAAACGCCAAGATCGTCGCTGGCGCAGTTCAACTCAGCGGAACCCCCGCGATCTACCGGCTGGTGATCGGTGGGACCGCCGACAACACCGCTCAGTTCAACACGATCAACGGCATCGTCAGTCGCGTTTGGTACTAGTCGGTCCCGGACCGCACGGCGCTCTCAGAATCGTCCCGAGAAAGACATGCCGAGGCCGCCCGCGCCCACTCCGGGCGAGACACGAAGCCCGCGAGCCGTCGTCTTGGGACGTTCGCTGGGTGCCGTGAAGTAGAGCGCAGCTCCGCCGCCCACCAGCACCACGCCTGCGCCGACGAAGATGTTCGCCAGCACCGCCGCGCTGCGCGCCGAGTCGGTCAGGTCTTGTCCTTCGGCGGTGCACACGTTGTTCGAACCGCAGTGCCCATCGTCGAACGCGCTGTTCCACTCGGAGTTGGCGCGCAAGCCGAAGTAGGCGCCAACGGTCAGACTCGCGACGCCGACCCCCGCCGCGACCAAGCCCACGGTCTTCAGTGGCGAAGGCGCTGGCTGTTCGAGCGGTGCTTCGGGCTCGGGCTGCGACGAGTTCTGGCTCGGCGCTGGCACGGGGCTGGGCGCGGTTTCCTCGGGTGGCAGCTTGGTCAGGGCGGGGATCGCGACGCGCTGGCTCTCGCTTTCGGCGATCGCCACCTCGCCGTTCCAGGGTGTGTAGCCTTCGGCGCTAGCCACGATTCGGTACTTGCCTGGATCTACCGCCACGCGCGCACCGAAGGCGCCAGCATCGACGAGCTCGCCGTTGCGTTCGACACGCAGACCCGGGACTCGCGCAGCCTCTGGCACCTCGACGACCAAGTAGGGAAGCCGGGCTTCGAGCTGTTTCGCGCGCTCGCTCGCAACTTGCTCGCGAGTCGCCTCGCCAGCTTTGCGCGCCAGGACCGCCACTTCGCGATACGCCGCCCAGGCGCTCGCGACGCGCCCACTCTTCTCGTAGCACTCGGCGAGTTTTCCGCGCGTGCCGAGGCCATCATAGCGCTTCAAGCTGGCCTCGAACTTGGGGCAGGCCGCAGCGTGATTGCCCTCATTGTGTAGACGTAGACCCTCGTCGAACAACGCCTGCGCGGCTGCGCGATCTTCCGCGGACTGAGCATGAGCTGCACCGCAGACCAGGAGCACGGCGATTGCGTGGATGGCTTTCATTGAATCGTACCGAAGGGATCTTCAGCTTTTGGTTTGGGCGCGGGAACGGGCTTGGGTGCAGTGACGGTTTCGGGTTTGGCTTTGGGCTTTGCGCCGGGCCGAGGTGCGCGGATTGGGGCCGAGGCGACGCTCGCGGAGGGCGCGACGCTCGCGGAGGGCGCGACGTTCGTGCTCGGTGTCGGCGCTGTGGGCGCTTCTGGTTGCGGCTGTACAGCCACCGTTTCCGCGGGCATGGGCGCGGCCGCGGGCGTCGAAGGTGGCGCGAGGGTCGGCGCCTCAGCTTCAGCCGACGCGGCACTGGGCACAGGCTCCGCTCCCCGGCTGGACATCGCGACCGTCACACCGATTGCGCCGGCCACGGCGAGCGCAGCGATCGCATACAAACCGACCTTTCGCTTCGGTTCCTTCGCGCCCAAGCTCGCGGTGCTCACGCTGAGGGGAAGCGTGGTGTTCGACGCGATGGCCTCTTCCGCGGCGGGTTTGGGCGGCAAAGGCGAAATGCGAGTCAGGGAAGGCGTGCGGCCGGTCAGCAGCCGGTGCACGGTCTCTGCGGCCTGGACGCCCGAAGGCGACGCAAACTCCGAGAGTGCGGAGGCGAGCTCGGCCATGTTGGCATAGCGGTCAGCGGGCTCTTTCGCCAGGCAGCGATCGAACACTGCGTCCAAGCCGTCTGGTGATCCAGGCACCAACTTGCTGACGGGCTCGAAGTTCGAGTGCAGGATGGCGACGAACATGTCGGGGAGCGTCTGCGCGATGAACGGTGGCTGCCCCGTGTAGAGCTCGTAGAGCACCACGCCGAGGGACCAAATGTCGGTTCGAACGTCGACGGTCTTGCTCGATCGGCTCTGCTCCGGCGACATGTACTTGGGCGACCCGAGCACCATGCCAGTGTGAGTCGATGCGTCGTCGACGTTCGCGGTGTTCGTGATCTTCGAAATGCCGAAATCCAGCACCTTGACCAGAGGGGTGTTGTCGGCCTTGCGCGTCAGGAACAAGTTGCGCGGCTTGATGTCGCGATGAACGATCCCCCGAGTGTGTGCTTCGGCGAGGGCGATCGCCGCCTGAAGCACGTAGTCCACCGCTTCCTCCAAGGGCAGTCGGGCTCGACGCTCCAACAGGTCGCCGAGGTCCTCGCCCTCCAGGAACTCCATGACGATGTAGGGCGCGCCACCGTCGAGACGGCCGACGTCCATCACGCGAGCCACGTGTTCGCTCTTCAGCTTGGCGACGGCCTTGGCCTCACGCATGAAGCGGTCGAGGCCCACTTCGACCACTTCTTCATGCATGAACTTCAACGCCACGCGTTGATCGAGATCAGTATGGGTGGCCTCCACCACGACGCCCATGCCCCCCTCGCCGAGCACCCGCTCGACACGGTACTTGCCCGCGAGCACGTCACCCGCTTGCGGAGCGGCGGCCTCACCCATCCGACTAGTTTTCGCCTTTTGGCAAGGTCACGGCAAGCAAAGCCACCTGAACTCGTCTAGTTCGTGTGGCATTCGAGGACACCGGATCCGGTCGAATACTCCCCACCAACCCTCGCCGCCGATTCAGCCCAGCCACGTCGAAGCGCGATCGACGCCGCGACAATCTTGCTCACACTGTGCCTGACTGTGCCAGCCAAATCCGCCAATTTGGATAGGTCGCAAGAATCTGTGCCTGGCACAGAGTTCGCTAACACTGGAATTCGAACCCAGCCAAGGAGCCCCGAATGCCGAGCAAGACCCCCTTCGTCTTCGTTGCAGCAGCGATCGCCCTCATCACCGCATGTGGCGGAAGCACAGACGGCGGCAGCGCCGGCTCGGGCGGAACTGGCGGGGGTAGCAGTGGAAGCAGCGGCAGCGGAGGCAACAACTGTGGCCCACTGCCGGGTGCCATGGATTGCATGGGATGCGAAGGTTTCGTGCCTCCCGATTGCGTCAATGGCAGCTGGCAGTGTCCGCAGATCAAGTGCCCCGGCACCGGTGGTAGCGGGGGAGGCACCGACTGTGGTCCACCTCCTGGCGGCGTCGACTGCATGGGCTGCTACGGCTACGGAACCTTGGAGTGCGACAATGGCTATTGGCATTGCCCAGACCTGCTGCAGTGCGACTGCGCGGCCGACGAGATCGCGACGGCCTATGGTTGCATGGCCTGTGACGTCGCCGCGAAAAAGGTGAATGCGTCCATTGAAAGTTGGCATCAGGCCTACGGCAGTTGCGTCAACGACGACGACTGCGCGATGGCGCCCGCGGACACCAAGTGCTTTGGCTCTTGCGGCGTGCCGGTCAGCAAGAAAGATCTGACGAAGTTCACCGGGAGCCTTCCGAGTCTCGACACCGAGTATTGCCAGAACTACGCGGCTTCATGCCCCGTGTCGTCGCCAAGCTGTGCCCCGGGTACGGTGTTCTGCAACGCGGGCACCTGCGACGTGAAGTACTAGCGTCGCTGGACGCCCGCGCTAGGTCCCGCCTTGGCTGGCCGCGGCCACCGCCTCCGCGATCGCACGATTCCTCACTGCGTAGCCTGCCTTGGTGTGATGGATGCCATCGGCGAAGGGCGCCGAGCCGCTCGCCGCGATGGCCGCCCAATCAAAGACTCGTAAGTTGCTCCAGCGCGCCGCGGCATCGAGCAACGCGCGATTCCAGAGCTGCATGTTGGCCTTCGACCAATGACCTTTGGTCAAGGTAGTGAACGAACTCACCCACACGACCGGGGCGCGCCCCGCGGGATCGATGGCGCGCATCATGGCGTCGATGGCGTCAGCGCGCGAATAGGCCGCGCCTGCTGAGACGTTGGCGGTGTCGTTGGTACCGAGTGCGATCACCCAGCAGCCCGTGAAGCCCGACTTGGCGATGGCGCGCGCCGCTTGGTGCCCGGTCTGAGGGTCCCGCGGCAGCTTTTGCAGCGCCGAGCGCCCGCCGAAGGCGTCCAAGCGTGCCGTCACGCCAACCAAACGGTATGCCTCGGCGAGCGACTCCTTCGTATGGGCCGTGAGGCTGTCTCCGATGTGAACGACGTCGCTGCAACGCGGCTGCTCCGCCACGGCCGGTCGAGTCGCGAGCAACGACAGAGCTAGCACACATGTGGCGGGAAGCTTCATGCGAGAGCGTGCACGAAACGCTAGCAGCGGACATGCGCTCACCCGGAATTTTCGGGGATCACTTATCGAAGCGCGATACCCGTCGGCACCGCCTTGGTCGGCGCGCAGCCCGCGTCGCCGTGCGCGGCGAGCCAGCCATCGACGTCGCGCATCAGCGCATAGGTGAGCCGACGACCCATGTAGCGAGCGCCCTTTTGGGTCAAGTGAATGCCATCCGCTTGGCCCATTCCCTGCGTCATGAAGCGCACCATGGAAGCGTTGCCTCCCATGGCGCCCCGGAAGTCCCAAAAGGCGCACTTGTTGTCGCGAGCGATGTGCTCGTTCTGTCGCGACACCAGCTGGATATCAGGCGTCGAGCGCCAGGATTTGAGCGACTTCACCTGGTCGACTGGCGACATCACGAGCACTGGTACGTCCGGCAATGCTTCCCGAAAGCGCGCGATCAGCTCGGCCATCTGCGCTTCGTAGCGCACCGGCCAGACCTGATTGCTGCCGAGCAGGAGCGCGATGAGGTCGTAGCCACGGTGGCTGAGCGCGGCGCGCATGACCTCGCGGTCCTGACGCAAGAGCAGCGGACCGCTGACGGCGCCGAGGCCCAGCGAGTCGATGACGAAGCTTGGCGTGCCGCGCTCGAGGGTGACCCCGAACGCCGTGACGGACTCGACCGTGGTCGAAACGAGCTCGACACGATGAGGCGCATCCGACAGTTCGAGTGTGTGGAACGCAGCTTCGCGAGCCGCGCTGGCCGTCGAAATCCGCGCTCTCTCGCTGCCGTCGACCCGGATCTCGAAGGAGCCCCCGTGCGGCTTCCTCAAATAGTACACGTCGACGCGGCTTGCCCGCGTGCCGACCGGCGACGACTCCGGCGCGGTAGCCACCCAAGTGACGGCACCGGCGCGCTCGCTCCGCGCCGCGATTCCGGCGAACCCATAGGCGGCCTCAGGCGATGGGTGCGTGGACACGGCGAAGGGCGTCCAGTCGAGGCGCTCGTGACCGCTCCGCACATCCATGTGGCGGTACCACTCCCACGGCCGACCGAGCGCGACATAGCCGTGACCCGCGTCGCCGTACTTCTCCTGCAGCGTGCGGCGCATCTCGCCGGTGATCCAGTCCATGGTCATGTTCGAGTCGCCGAACACGGCGATGCGCACGTGGTCCTTCGCCTGGCCACGGAGAAGCTCCGTCACGCGTTGGTAGAAAGGCAGAAGCGTGTGGTCTGGGTCGACGACGTCTGGCACCGGCACATCAATCTTGGTCTCGATCAGTTCCGGTAGTGCCACGCGCACGGCGCTACAGCCGTGAGACTCCGCGGGAGGCGGGACCTCGGCGAGTGCGACTTCGCGTGGGAGGTGCTGGTTCGCCTTCGCAGACTCAGGACCTCGCGCTGAGACCCTCTGCGCCGGGGGTCGAACACAGGCGTGCCCCGCCACCGCGAGCAGCAGGGCCATGGCGAGCTTCGGACCGGCGCGTCCCATCCGACCGCGAGCCTAGCGCGCCAGAGCGTCCTGGGAAGCCCCGCCTTTGCCGCACACCGCGAGCCGCGAAACTTGCCTGAGTGCGCCCAGCTGGCCCGCAAGGAGAGAACCCGCGACGTGAAGTACCCTACGAGGCGCTAGTTCGCGACTGCCTTCTCGACGTGTCCGTCCGCGGTGCCAAGAAACAGCGCGCCCTTCCAGGCTGCAATGCTCGTTGGCTCGATCGAAGTCGTAAATGACATCAACTCCGTCGTCGTGTCGGGATCCCCCACATCCGCGACCAGCACACGAACGTCATAGCTGGTCTTCGTCGCCCCGTATTCGTCTCCAGCAGTGACGAGATAGACGATCTCGTCACTGTCGCTGGCCAATGCCGCGTCGACCAAGGTGGCCCCGGCGAGGGTCGCGAGCGCTTGGAAGGTGCCGTCCGCCGAGACCGTTCCAGCCGTGTGTCGAGTGGGGCTCACGGTCACGTCTGCGCCCCAGAGCACGGTGCTGCTGTCCGAAAGCACCAGTACGTCATCGGGGAAGAGCTTGGCGAGGGAATGCGTGGGGGGAAGGTTGGTGACCGCCTGCCCATCGAACTGAGCGTTCATCACGTTGGCGCTGTTGCCGGCAAAGGCGGCTTCGTAGCCGAACAGGTAGAGATTGCCACTCGTCGGCAGCAGCGTGACCCAGCGCGTGTCGCCCGCGCCCAACAGCGGGTACTGCACCCGTTGCACCGTTTCGAAACTCACGCCCTGATCGCTGCTTCGCCACAGATAGCGGAAGATTTGTCCACCCTCGAACTCGAGGCGCGTGTCGGCTCCAGAGCCAACGGCGTAGAGGGCGCCCTTGTAGCGCGTAGCGTCGTGAACGTGCTCGCCGCCATTGATGCTGCGAAACTTCTTCCAGCCATCGCCCTCGAAGCGATAGATGTTGCCCTGAATTCCCTTGGGGCTGGTGTTGGCCTGGGTCCACAGTTCGTCGGGATCGATGGAATCGATGCCTGCCTGCCACAGCACGCCGTCGAGCAAGCGATAGCGATCGATCTGCTCCTCGCCACTTTGATAGGGCGTCGTCTGAACCTCGCCTTGTCCCGCTCCGTCGATCGTCGCGGGTTGCGCCGTCGGATCGTCGAGCGAAGCGAAGTAGCGGATCTCGATCGGGGTGTGCTCACCGAGGTTGTAGTCAGCGTCGCCGTAGGCAATGAATAACCGGTCGCCCATGGCCGCCAAGTCGTTGATGCTGTGGTTGAAGTTGTCGCCCTGCACCGATTGCCCAACCGCCAGGAAGTCGTCGATGGGACTTGCCCAGGCCGTGAAGCCAGAGAAGCTCTGCTGCGCAAGCTTGCGCGGTCCGGCATCCTGCGCCGCGTCACTCCCCGCATCGGTGACTGGTTTCGCAGACTCGGCGTCGTCCGAGTTGCACGCCCACATTGCCCCGAGCCACGCAGCACCCCAAAGCAACCCCTCGAGCTTCACGCCGTCAGACTAGCATCGCCCTAGGGCGCCTGCGACCCACGCTTCATGCGGAATGGTTGGGCACCCACCCGCGGGCTATAGGGCGGACAGCTGCGACGAGGTCCCCATTGAACCGGCGGGCACGTCAGCAAGGGGGCACTGCCGCATCGTCACCGCCGACCCAGGTCGAGATCCACTCGTCCGCATCGACGGACGAGGGCAACTGGACTTCCAGCGTTTGCCCACTGTTTGCGTTCATGAGCCGCAACGTGTTGCTCGAGGAAAGAGTCGACACGCAGCTGCCGTCGTAGGAGACGCGTCCGGTCGCCGGTAGCGGGGCTGTCACCTTCGCGCGCGACCTGCCACGTCTTGCCGACGCTCTGCTGATAGCCCTCCAGTGCGGCGCTGACGCGCGAGCCCAGGGCGTTGCGCTGCCGTGACCCACCCGCCAGCGCGTAGATTTCCCCGTCGCCGTAGTCGTGCTTGAGACCGCTATCCCGTTCGTCGGCCAGGTACTCGTCGTAGGTGTGGCGATGGCTGGTTCGCGCCGGGTTCACCATGCGATCCGCAGCGCAGCACCTTCAGCGGAGTGCCAGAGCAAGGACGCAACGCAGTTGGGATCCCAGGTCTTGGAGTTTGGGTTGTTGGGTCTCGACCCTCGGCGGCGCGGCAATCGCCTCCCACCCTGCGAAGCAAGCTCGCGAAGTGCTCGCGCCGAAGTGCTTGCGCCGGCGAGCGAGTGCGCAGCCGCGGCTCCGCGTGGCTACGTTCGCTGGAGAAGGTTGAGCTCGAGTTGCGTGGCTACGTTCGCTAGAGAAGATCGAACTCGAGTTGCGTGGCTACGTTCGCTAGAGAAGGTCGAACTCGAGTTGCGTGGCTACGTTCGCTGGAGAAGGTCGAACTCGAGTTGCGTGGCGACGTTCGCTGGGGCGCTGGCAAAGGTTCAGCGCGAGACGCCGAGCGCGCGATCCATCGCCTCAAGCCCGCGGTGGCACGGATGCCGCGTCGCACCCAGCATGAGTAGCCGTCCGGGTCTGAGCGCGCCTAGACCCCAGCAACCACAAATGGACGGCATATTCGCGCGGCATTGACGGCAGCTGGCCCGAATGTTCGCGCGGCATCGAGAGAGAGAGCGTGTCGCCTGGGCATGGCCAGCTTGCGCGGCATCGAGAACGAGTCGCATCGACGGCATGTTTGCCCTGGGTTTGCCACGTGCGCGCGGCGCGCTAGCCTCGCGTCGCCATGCGCCCTGCAGCTGTTCTCGTGCTCGGTCTCACCTCGCTCGCTCTCGTCTCGGGTTGCATCTCGGGTCGACAGACGCTCACTCCCGAAGCTGCGCAGGTCAAGTACGTCGAGGGCAAGCTGGAGCCCGGATGTCAGATGATCGAGGAGATCACCGTGGGGCGTGAGTGGTTCGTCACCGACGAGCGTCAACCGGCCAAGAGCAAAGACGACGTCGTCGTGCGCATGCGGCGGCTCGCTGCGAAGCGTGGCGGCAACCTCGTCGTCATTCTGGAAAACGAGCCCCCGGGTGGCAAGTGCTCGGGCTACAACGGACTGGGTCGAGTGTATCGCTGCTCCGCTGAGGAACTCGCCAAAGTTGCGAGCGGGCCCGGCCCCGACGAGGCCACGGCAGCGTCTGTTGGCGGCGACGACGCTGCCGCTGGCGAGTTGGCGAAGTGATATCTCGTTCGCTAGCGAAGGTCGCTCTCTCGCGCGATCCCTGGCCGGGCGTGCGGGGGTTCGTTCGCTGGCGAAGGTTGAACTGGAGCCGTAGCGGCATGGCTGGCTGGTGTGGCGCGCTGGCGAAGGTTGGGCCCGCGGGCGGTAGTTGCATCTGTTGGCAAGGTAGCGGCCGCCCCTTCGAGCGCCGACGTTAGGCCCTCACCTATCGCGACGAATTGCTCGGATTCGTGATCATTTCGCGCACATACTCGAACATGTCCGCGAAATGATCACCATGGTGAGCATTCTGCCGACTTGAGCAGCGCGACGCCGGGGTGCGCACGCTTCGAGCCAACCCCCGCAGCGCGCTTGTCGCCGGAGCGGGCACGCTTCGAGCCAACCCCCGCAGCGCGCTTCTCGCGGATCACGTAGGCAAAGCGCAACCGCGCTTTGCGCCGTTCACGTCGTGCTCGGCTCAGCTGCCGTTCACGTCGCGGCCGACGGCGTGGTGCAAGCGCGCTTCCGCAATGCGCAGACCGACGTTGGCGCTGAGCACGCCCAGGCGTGCTTGCAACAGATCCGACTCGGCGTCGATCAGCTCCGTGGTCGTGGCGCGGCCCACGCGATAGAGATCCGCTGCGACGCGGTAGGCTTCCTGCGCGGCCTTGACGGCGCGCGCGGAGGTTTGCACTGCGACGCGCGACTTCTCGCGGTCCAGATACGCGGCGAGCACTTCTTGACGAATGCCGTCGGACAGCGCGGAGCGTTGCGCCTCCACGCTGCGCGCGGTGGCCTCGAGCTCGTTGGAACTCGCCGCGCCACCGAAGACGTCGTTCAAGGTCCAGGTCGCCGCCAGCCCCATCGACCAGGTGGAATCCCAACGCTGGGCCGGGGGAAAGTAGCGCTGGTTCGGATTGGCGTAGGTGATCTCCGCGAAGGCATCCAAGCGTGGCCAACGTCCTGCAGATGCCGCCGACGCGCCGTGATTCAGAGCAGAGGTCGACGCTTGCAGTGCTTTGAGCTCGAGACGACGACTGAGCGCTTCGTTCACCAGCTGCGTCATGCTGCCCTGCACGCCCGCGGGCGCCGGCGCGAGTACGTTCTCGCCAATCTGGTGCTGCTGCGGACTCTTGTCGCCCATCACGATCGACAGTCGATCGCGCGAGAGCTTCTCGAAGACCTCGGCTTCTTTGACCGCCAGCTCGGTGTTCGCCACCAATGCTTCCAAGCGCATCAGATCCGCCTTGGAAATCGTGCCCAAGGAGAACGCGGCATCGGCGTCCTTCTGGCGAGCCTGCACGCGCGCGAGGGACTTGCCGGCCACGGACACCTGCCCTTTGGCCAGCACCCAGGTGTAGAACAACGTGCGCGCGTCGGACTGCACCTTG
This genomic stretch from Polyangiaceae bacterium harbors:
- a CDS encoding serine/threonine-protein kinase encodes the protein MGEAAAPQAGDVLAGKYRVERVLGEGGMGVVVEATHTDLDQRVALKFMHEEVVEVGLDRFMREAKAVAKLKSEHVARVMDVGRLDGGAPYIVMEFLEGEDLGDLLERRARLPLEEAVDYVLQAAIALAEAHTRGIVHRDIKPRNLFLTRKADNTPLVKVLDFGISKITNTANVDDASTHTGMVLGSPKYMSPEQSRSSKTVDVRTDIWSLGVVLYELYTGQPPFIAQTLPDMFVAILHSNFEPVSKLVPGSPDGLDAVFDRCLAKEPADRYANMAELASALSEFASPSGVQAAETVHRLLTGRTPSLTRISPLPPKPAAEEAIASNTTLPLSVSTASLGAKEPKRKVGLYAIAALAVAGAIGVTVAMSSRGAEPVPSAASAEAEAPTLAPPSTPAAAPMPAETVAVQPQPEAPTAPTPSTNVAPSASVAPSASVASAPIRAPRPGAKPKAKPETVTAPKPVPAPKPKAEDPFGTIQ
- a CDS encoding GDSL-type esterase/lipase family protein, coding for MKLPATCVLALSLLATRPAVAEQPRCSDVVHIGDSLTAHTKESLAEAYRLVGVTARLDAFGGRSALQKLPRDPQTGHQAARAIAKSGFTGCWVIALGTNDTANVSAGAAYSRADAIDAMMRAIDPAGRAPVVWVSSFTTLTKGHWSKANMQLWNRALLDAAARWSNLRVFDWAAIAASGSAPFADGIHHTKAGYAVRNRAIAEAVAAASQGGT
- a CDS encoding DUF4156 domain-containing protein gives rise to the protein MRPAAVLVLGLTSLALVSGCISGRQTLTPEAAQVKYVEGKLEPGCQMIEEITVGREWFVTDERQPAKSKDDVVVRMRRLAAKRGGNLVVILENEPPGGKCSGYNGLGRVYRCSAEELAKVASGPGPDEATAASVGGDDAAAGELAK
- a CDS encoding TolC family protein: MSAFVSISTLRLAPIALSLLAFANGASAQPAPAAPAAPPAPAAPPAPTEPAAGDTDEPVVRELPGQTSDTESVLSPVAGGLTADQVARRTVANSATVRAKLAEVEAAKAKVTQTAVQFFPRVTLKATYTRLSPVSSGFGSGALVGAGNPGVLTVGTCPGGVGQCVLDSQGQPVGAAAFSIESLQNNYALQAQLAVPISDYVTRLNSAIAGSQAGKRAATLAHQAERLKVQSDARTLFYTWVLAKGQVSVAGKSLARVQARQKDADAAFSLGTISKADLMRLEALVANTELAVKEAEVFEKLSRDRLSIVMGDKSPQQHQIGENVLAPAPAGVQGSMTQLVNEALSRRLELKALQASTSALNHGASAASAGRWPRLDAFAEITYANPNQRYFPPAQRWDSTWSMGLAATWTLNDVFGGAASSNELEATARSVEAQRSALSDGIRQEVLAAYLDREKSRVAVQTSARAVKAAQEAYRVAADLYRVGRATTTELIDAESDLLQARLGVLSANVGLRIAEARLHHAVGRDVNGS